Below is a window of Camelina sativa cultivar DH55 chromosome 11, Cs, whole genome shotgun sequence DNA.
CAGTTGTATGCCAAGAGAGAGTTCACAAGAAAATGCTTTTTTCGACAAAACCCATTACAAAAGGAAAACTTACTAGCTGCCTAAGAGCTTTGCTTAGATCTAAGACAGGCACATATCATAGGTTCACAAAACAGAGTTCTGTACCACACATTGAAAAACAATCAATTGGAAACGTTACATGTGACATACCAGGCTGCTTCTTGATGCCAGTTTCAACCTTCTCAGATGATGAAATAACCATAGACGGAGAAGTAGGCTGTAAGAAGTTAAGATTCTGAACCAACACCTGTGTAACCAAAGCAACCACCTTAAAAGTTACAACGATACTATGAAAACTATTCACACAGACtcaatgagaaaacaaaaccatatcaAAAAGATAATCTAATCAACATAGTACTCGCTTCACACAAGTTATAAAGTTTCTCATCTAAGGCTCACACCTGAACATTGGCTTGCGCATAAGTCATATTGGGAGGAGGAGTATCTATAAATAGCTTCCCAGAAACATGAATCTGATCgtcttttttaataaactgaGCTGCGGTTTTCGCTAAATCACCTTCAAATATAATCGGAATCCTGAcaaccaaatccaaaaccattttaatatgaatcacagacaaagttacaaaacaataaaaatctcatctttgagTAGTAAATAGAGTGGAGAAAGTACCAGAAAGCAGATGAGTCTGAAGCAGACCTCTGGGAAATAACAGTACCAGCCCAGAATTTACCATCAGAAGAAGCTTCGAATTGAACAGGCTGATCAACAAACCCAACCAGATTAACCCAATTCGCCACTTCAGTCTCGTAAGCTATCTCATTTGGCCGAGCCAATCCATTCTCCGCCGTCGCTGTAACTGGCGCAACAATCTCCGGCGGTTTCACCACCTCCGGAGTTTTGGCTCTTTTTCTCTTCCCGCCAGCTCCGTTTTTACCGTCGACGGCCGCCGCAGCAGTGTAGAAACGGATTTGCGGCGGAGAGGTTATCCGTTTTCCGGTAAGGGTTTCCGAAGGTCTGGGATGAAAAAATGGCGAACATTCGATTCTCGCCAACGATTTGGAAATCAAATTCATCTTTTCATGAGAAAGATGactaaaataaaaatccctaatttgcgagaaaccctaattttgtttcttcaaaggGTTTAAGGAAACAAAAGGGGGAAAATTTTTCAGACAGTGATTTGATGATTACTACTGTCGTTTTGATTGGCGCGGAAGGTAACTTGGTATCTTAATTATTCAGTTTAATTCACGGATTCAATTGGGCCTTATATGGGCCTCGatattaggatttttttttttttttgtttctttcttttctttacatcTGGCTACGGGATCATTCTTGTATCTGTGGGAGAGTCAAAGCATTGTTGCC
It encodes the following:
- the LOC104723030 gene encoding protein OSB2, chloroplastic-like, whose protein sequence is MNLISKSLARIECSPFFHPRPSETLTGKRITSPPQIRFYTAAAAVDGKNGAGGKRKRAKTPEVVKPPEIVAPVTATAENGLARPNEIAYETEVANWVNLVGFVDQPVQFEASSDGKFWAGTVISQRSASDSSAFWIPIIFEGDLAKTAAQFIKKDDQIHVSGKLFIDTPPPNMTYAQANVQVLVQNLNFLQPTSPSMVISSSEKVETGIKKQPARVKKDVVMDEASDSWNHLIENPKEWWDHRENKVNGLVKPRHPDFKSKDSSLSLWLNKAPHWVLQKIEGLEFDVLVPKGRVVKQLKGEESWKDLVQNPDKWWDNRIDKRNAKAPDFKHKETGEALWLNESPTWVLPKLPPPVKKKQESIVS